GGATTCAGAAAGCCCTCTGGGATATGCTCTAAGAGGTTCCATAGTAGGGGCGTGGGGGATAAAAGGAAAATAGTGATAGGTGACCTTACAGCACAAGCTCAGGTCTCTCGGGCCTCTCGGCGAGCTTCAGGGCCTCGTGCATGCCTGCGGCCGACAGCTTGCGGTTGATATTCCGGTACTGACACTGGAGCAGGCTGCGGTAGGTGGTCCTCAGGTCCCGGTTGAAGAAGGCATATATAAAAGGGTTAATGAGAGAGTTTGCATAGCCCAGCCACAGAAATGTCCTCTCCACCCACAGCGGGATGCAGCTGCAGGCCGTGCCGCAGATGAAGGGTCTGGCGGTCGAGAGGAGGAAAAAGGGCAGCCAGCACACGGTGAAGGCCCCGACGATGATCCCCAAGGTGGTGGCTGCTTTCTGCTCCCGCTTGAAGATGGAGATGTTTTTCCTTTCGTGCTTGAGGAGTCTCGAAAGGTTGGCACACTCCTCCACCTCCTTCTGGAGCTTCACCATGCCGTTCAGGGAGATGATGCTGTCTGGCTCCTCGGGCCGGGGGAAGCCGGGGAACTTGTGCTTGGCGGCGCTCTTCCTGGCGGCCTTGTAAATCTGGTAGTACATGAACAGCATGACGGACATGGGGATGTAAAACGCCACTGCCGTGGAGTAGATGGTGTAGCCGAAATCCTGGCTGATCAAGCACACCTTGTCGTCGTTTACGTTCTGGGCCCAGCCGAAGAGCGGGGGTAACGTGATGGAGGCCGAAAGCAGCCAGACGGAGAGAATCATTTTCGCCATGCACTTCCCATTCTGCCTCACCGGGTACGTGAGTGGCCTCGTGATCCCAAGGTACCTGGGGGAGAAATGGAAAGTGGACGCGTGACTCTGTGATCACACCTGAGCAACCAGAGGCCACACCAGCCAGGTGCCAGGCTTCCTACCTGGCAGCTCCATTCCTCAGGACAGCCCTTCCAAGGAGGCATCataagcccattttacagagaggtaAACTAAGGCTCTGGGATGTTATCTACTTCCGTCCAGGTCATACACTTAGCTAGACGGTCTGCCAGTGTTTGGCCTAGCAGACCTCTGTCTGTAATGCCAGGCCATGCTCTTCTCGAACCTCACAGCCTCTCCTATTCCATGCAGTCAGTGAACCAAAGATTAAACATCCGCCCTCCCCCCACAACCACTGCCACCGAAATCAGCCAGGAACAAAATGTCAAGCCTGACGTGGGATGTTGTGACACATCCTCGCAAATCAACCAAGGTCTACCATGCTCTGATATTATACACCCACTGATCTCCTGGGTTGTCTTAATTCAGACAggcttttaattcattttaacttcCCCTTTGCATGATAGTGAGAGCATTTCTTTAAGATCACAGAGATTTGTGAGATATTAAGGAAATCCTAGGGCTTTGGAATGGAAAGTagcaaataatcatttttttttaagcccagaaAATTCTCACACAAGAGTAATGTCCGAAGaacaatctataaaataaaaacagcctaCCTCGTCTCTCCTCTCCTGAGAAAGATCACAAAAAAGGGGCACAATTCTGAAATATAGGAGGTAAAGCCAACGTTTTTTCTGTGCTTAGTTCTATatagagaataaatatttctccGTCTCTGTCATCAAGGATTTCCAATGCAAAAGAGActcaacaaacagaaaacatacaCAGCAAGATATTTTTGCTAAACGTTTAATGGTTCTCAGCtttccaaatttgttttcttctctgtgtatttAATGGTGCTAGCTTCTATTTTGGGGAGAATGCAAAGAGCCCGTAAGAAGCCAAGACAGGTAAAAGCtaatcattttgtttgttttttatttcatggatGTATATAAAAGATACATTCTTAACATAGGAAAAGGAAAGGTGGAGAGCCCTCAAATTACCAACAGGTTATTTTCTGAAAGTCTCTTAGTTGGTAGgttggaactttaaaaataattatcttgtgCTAGAAATAGCCTCACGTGTTTTGCTTAAATTATCCCACAAAAGTCAGAAAAATCATACTCTCACCATGAAAATTAGCATCACTGCAGCACTTACAACAAGGCAAAATTGAAATATCAGTAAAAAGGAATCAGccatatttgtttattcattgagaatatttattcattccttcaacaaatattaatcaaGTTTCTTCTGTATGCCAGGTGGTGTTTTAAAAGTTGGGGATATTGCGgtgaataaaagagacaaaaatcttgAAGGCAGGCACTTCGGGAAGTCCTGTTGGGTTGAACAGGGTGGGGGGATGACTCCTGGTAATGCGGAAAAGGCTCCTGATTCTTTCCAAGGATTCAGGTGTTAATGGAATGGGCTCATTTTACAACTTCTAGGTCCCTTTCCTCAACCAAGCTGACCTACAAGCACTATCCCTAGGTTTATCAGGTATAACTAGGATTAAGTTTTGGCTCCCAAACGGAATGAAGGATGAGAAAGAGGGCGGTTCTCCTGAGAACACAAGAATTAGAActgaagaggaggggagaaaagaaaagaagggagcaagggaggaagaggggaaagagagagcaaggaaggGAAATGCAGAGTAGACTTTGCTGTTTGGGAATTATCTAAAATTATCTGAGTTTTAAGTTgtggaaaaatttttaagaaaattaaaacatacacacacacacgcacgcacacacgcacaaacaGTACATAAGGAAACCCTTGAAGCAAGGTGTTGGAACTGACTGGAAGCCTACAGTTAAGTTGATCCCTGCTCTGAGatgtttcatttctatttttcttttttctttctttctttctttctttctttctttctttctttctttctttctttttttttttttttttttttttttttttttttttttttttttttttttttttttgctttgcttcagGCTTTTCCTGCTGGAACTGCTTTGCAGACCTGTCTTTTCAAATCTCATATTTGCTCTCCATCAACTCCTGTGGATGGACGTAGCCTTTTGGCTTCTTCCTTGTTTCCCAGTTCCCCCAGCAAGTCTTTGCCAGGACTTGGATTTTGATTATCTTCTCTCTTTGCTTGTAGCCACAGGCACAAGTTGCTTGTTCCCAAGCCTGGATCTGGCTTCCTGGACACTAACCCAAGCAGGAGGTCCAACGGTAAGAGACCAGTTCCTACAATTCCCCAGGTGGTCACCAGATGGCACTGTGAGACCATCTTACACCTACTTACTGGGGGGTTGGGATGTGGGTAGTTAGGGCAATTGGTGTTTACTGGAAGGAGGAAGTAGGATCACTCTTGGTGagaaaagttgtattttatttgcGGGGTTATACAAAAAATTAGCAAGCCTGGAGTTCACAATCTCGTAAACTCCTATTCTTGAGTAAGTTGGTTCAGTTTTCCCTTCCATCCTTCACAGACCCTTACTCAAACAGGGAATTCTATCTTCAGGCTTAATTAAATCCAGTCTTTCGTCTGCACCCATAAATAATATGGAATTCACAAAGATTAACCCTGAGAGATTGAGTACCCAAGGACATCTCACAATATTAAATAATCTCATGAGCACAGCATGCTTATTCATATTCAATACTTAGTCTGACTTATATTGCATTTCAGTGATGTGGGTCAGCCCATATATGGCCCTTCTTGGATGTATAAATTATATTCCATAAACTCCTATTTTAGACTCCATTCTCTAGTGGCGTCAAGTCATGTCCTACAGTAAGGCAGTTATAGTTAACTTTTTTAGTCTCCTGGGTACACCTGGTGAGACTTTTGAAGGCAAAAATCAACCaaaagatgactttaaaaaatatatgagtgCTCATTAAAGtgtctggaaataaaataaataaacaaaagtcaacagttttttaaaaatcaataacaattAGAAATATTATGAAAGGAAATAACTCTATTCACTGCAACAATCAAGGAATTAAAATATCtagataaatgttttaaaagccaCGGCCTACATGAagaacacatattttaaatgcctACTGAAAGAAGAGAATGCTTGAATCcagagggaaatttttaaaaaacaaaacccagtatTATAAAAGTGCCAATTTCCCCtcaattattctaaaaataatatacaacTCTACTGGAAAATTCCAGCAgaactttttttcatttgacCAAATGATTTTTTAGTTCATCAAGTAAAtatggaaaaagcagaaaatctgaaaaagaagaaaattgaaaggatactcttctattaaaaaaaatagtataaagccacagaaacaaaaactcagTAATAATGACTCAGAAATATACAGGTCAATTGAACAGAACAGAGCACAGAAATAGATTCAAATATATAAGGgaataatacaagaaaatgagTCACTTTAAATCAGTAGTAAAATGGTGTATATATACTCAAAGTCTGACAACTGGCTAGCAATTGggctaagtaaaaataaaactggcttatgtttttccttattcaaaaataaatcccAGATGGATCAAAGATTATCatgtaaaaaagttaaaatctaaGGCTACTATGAGGAAATATGGGGGAGTATTTCTGGAAGGACAATGCTCATTCTTAACTATGATACAAAAGCTTAAAACTACAAAATGACATCGTGATTAAATTTTTGACAAGAACTTTATAcacaaaaacaagtaaatgatgtttaaattaaaaatcactgtgtGCAGAGTTAAAAGTCAAATGACAAATTCTGAGTCCAAATAACAATACGTCAATATTCACAGATCTCTTACAGGTCAATACGAAAAAGACAACCATCCCAATAAAAATGCTGAAGCaattaaacaaagagaaataagaacatcCAATAAGCGCTTGGAAATATGTGTGATTTCATTAATAATCAGAGGGAtgcaagtttttaaattatttttgggCATCTGtcaatttttaagaaagacaaaagccaatattgagaaagaatgaaaaaacaagcaCTCTTTATTATTTTGCTAGGGGGAGCTGCAACTGGGATGACAGTTCTAGAGGGCAGTTTGGTAAGGAATATACACCAACATTTACCTTTTGACTCAGCAATCAGACTCCTAGGAATTTAAGAATATATCTGTACCAATGCAAAATGATTAATGTGCAAGGATATTAACTAAACACATAATAGAGGAGGAAAGCTACAGTGTAAATATCAATAGGTTAGTTAGATAAAGTAgggtatatatgcatgtatatacagATGCAGATATGGATATGGGTGTAGaaaaaataaccattaaaaattatgacatacatatgtatttactgacaggaaaacacaaaaagtGGATAGAAAACAATGTCTAGTCCTAAAAGACAAGTAACAGAGCGTCATATATTGTAttaatctttttatataaaactaCGTGTTgctatgagtgtgtgtgtgtgtactgagaTGTCTAGAAGAATATCTAAACATGAATGGTACTTTTATCTGAGTTGGAGAGATTtgagtagttttaaattttttctttggaCTTGGACTTTTCTATGCTTAATTGTTGttaactttatgaaaaaaaaaagaacattttaatttcattttaattctgagaataaaataaaagattaaggAGGATTCTGTGATTCCTAAGCCAGCTAAGTGATTTTGGCAATACAGACGATCTGgttcataaaatctttaaaaagctgcTGATTAAATCTTAGATTGTTCTATTTGATAAgctttccaaaaatgttttattacattCATAAATTCACACAAAGGAAACAGAACTCACTGGCATTTAAAATCCCATAATTCATATATAAAGTAATATTGGTATTCAGGGAAGTGTTTGTCCAAATTATACATTCGTTCTCAAATAGTATAAATTTGTTCTCTCGTATAGTATAAATCTTACCTTGGGGGGGCAATCTAGATTGATTCTGAAAATTCCCTAATATGCATGGTTAATATTTGTCACACTACATTTTATGAACATTTATGCTCAGTGTTAATTAAAAAGCAGGGTGCTTATAAAGCCTTcagaatttaactttaaaatgcatacaaatgttaaaatacagTAAATCTCAGAGGCAAAGGCACCAAAGTATTGTATAATTGAGAAATATATGCAACTCACAACAGGGGCTTTATTAAAGAAGGGGTTTGTAGGAAAAAAGGGTTAGGGAGTTATAATCTACATAAAGAGGGATTAGAAAGCAAATGAATTCTGCTGCCTGTCTTCCATTCTAAGTCTATAGAAATTATAGGTAATGGTTCTTCAATGAAATGGCTTCTCCTGAGTTTTGCTGCTATAGAATAATAATTTTGGAGgtaaaagaaaagggagagaattccTCTTTGGCAAGTGTTAGGCTTGAAAAAGTTCTGCACACTTAGCACACCATTTCTGTGAGAAATCCTCCCTCACAGGTGAATCTGCTGGAATCTCCAGCCCGAAGTTGTCAGAATATCAGAATCACTGAGAAGCTTTGGAAACCTGCAGCTTCCCAGACTGCCATCCACAGATTCTCTTTCAAGAAAAGTCTAGAGGCCCAGGGCTTTGTATTTAGGACTGTTCTGTTCCTTATCCCGTGTACTGCTGTCAGTCGCCTTCCCTTGTTCAATCACAGAGACCTTACTTTTGTATGAAGGACTTCACTTtcactttatatatttcattttaatcgTTTGCTTCCAGTTGGGCGCAGCAAAAGCATCATGAGCCGTGTCTCCGTTATGCCAGCTGTTAGTTCTGTCTCCCAGTGTTGCCAAATGCAAGTGAGTAAGCACGGTTTTTATGTCTTAACCAAGTtgtagatttgttttttaaatgtacagaataCCACAGGGTTTTGTAAACCTTTTTGacaataagaaataagaataaatatttcttataataaatacattttccacAGTCACTCagcacacatatatttatgtatataaataagaaattgaGACACATAAatgcgcatatatatatatgtaggtaCAGAAACATAGGcatgcatatatttatgtattatgaaactgaaacaaaagtttcacAATACCGACTTACCATTATAATTTGCAATTCACTCTCTTCTATTctactacagattttttttttttatttgacagagatagagacagccagcgagagcgggaacacaagcaggggcagtgggagaggaagaagcaggctcacagcggaggagcctggtgcggggctcgatcccacaacgctgggatcacgccctgagccgaaggcagatgctcaaccgctgtgccacccaggcgcccctctactacAGATTTTTAAAGTGTTGGTCTTAATgcactaaattgatttcatgacccaaTAATGGATCATGACCCAAGGTTTAAAAATTACTGGTCTtcaatgaacatatgggaaggtgTTAAATATCATGAGTCAtcaggggaaatgcaaattgaaagcACACTGAGATGCCACCAACACCCATCAGAAGGGTTACAATTAAAAACGATGGTGattcaaactggtgcagccactctggaaaacagcatgaaggctcctcaaaaagttaaaagtaggggcgcctgggtggcacagcggttaagcgcctgccttcagctcagggcgtgatcccggcgttatgggatcgagccacatcaggctcctctgctatgagcctgcttcttcctctcccactccccctgcttgtgttccctctctcaactggctgtctctatctctgtcaaataaataaataaaatctttaaaaaaaaaaaaaaagttaaaagtagagctaccctatgacccagcaactgcactactggatatttatccaaaggatacatagtgatttgaaggggcacgtgcaccgcAATGTCCACGactgccaaaatatggaaagagccccgatgtccattgatggatgagtggataaagaagatgtggtatatatacacaatggaatattactcagccatcagaaagagagaaatcttgccatttgcaatgacacggatggaactagagggtattatgctaaacgaaataagtcagagaaagataaataccatagatttcactcatatgtggaatttaagagacaaaacatgaacacaggggaagggaaggaaaacagagaaggaggcaaactaTAGggaactgaggattgctggaggggaggtgggtggggcaatggaggtaactgggtgatgggcattaaggagggcacttgaagtaatgagcactgggtgttgtatgcaactgatgaatcactgaactctacctctcaAACTAATAATAcggtatatgttaattaaattaaatttaaataaaattttaaaaaataaaaatgatgatgatgatgggggagcctgggtggttcagtcagttgagcatctgactcttaatctcagttcACGtcttgatcttaggattgtgagttcaagccctgcattgggcatggagactacttaaaaaaaaaaatcttctaaaaaaattaaaatgatgatggtgatgatgatggtaaaaACTACAATACTAAGTGTTTGGTGAAGACAGGAAGCAACTGTTTttctcatatactgctggtgaGAGTAAAAATTGATGCAGTAACTTTGGGAAGCTATTTTTTAACATCTATTAaacctgaataaataaataaataaataaataaataaataaataaataaatatttttatatttttttaaagatttatttactttagagagggagagagtggggggagaggggaagggcagagggaaagagagagagaatctccaagcagactccatgctgggtgtggagtcggacgtggggctcgatcctaggaccctgagatcatgacctgagctgaaaccaagagtcagacgtttaaccaactatgccacccaggcgcccctatattcttCTAAGTATAAAATGAACATTCATGAAAATACCAAAATAcatgtataagaatgttcatagcagcattaatGGTAATAGCCCCAAATGAAACCAACCCATTCCACAAGAATAAAATAAGTACAGTTCCACAATAGAAGAATGGGTGCATACATTGTGGGATATACGTGCAGTAAATTCTATAAAACAACAAGAGTGAACCAGCTACTGCTCAATGCACCACCACGGATGATTGTCACAAACATCATTTGCAGCTAAagcagtcagaaagaaaaaaataacacacagttcaaaaccaggcaaaactaACCTCTGGTGATAGACCCCAGAACAGCAGCTACCTTGAGAGGACAGGGGATGTTAATGAGTAAAAAGGAGTCTCAGGAAAACTTAGAGTTCcagaaatgttctatttctttagtTGGGTGTGTTACCTAAATACATTCCCTTTGTTGAAATTGAGTGAGCTGTGCAGTCATGATTTAGCAGTGTTTGGAACGTAAATaaacaaagttaattttaaaaattaaaagtaaatttttaagaaCACATCAAACTTACCATTTGCCATTAACCTATATGTGGACCTGTTCCCTAAAACCACTGTTATAATGGGGTTCCAGTACACTTTTAAGccattttcatcagtgtttccAGGCTGTAATTATAGTTAGGACCAGTGAAAATCTAGATTCTCCATTCTGACTCCATTATTGAGGaagaaaagtgggcagaggagagggggagaaaagacagCAACAAAACTCAACAGAATGTGGAAACAGAATAACAAaaacttcctctttaaaaaatgaaaatataaaataaaaaatgatagtttCCCTTTAGGGAGAAAATCAGGCTtacttaaaataaagcaaatcacTTAAAGTTAAAagcacttgttaaaaatgcatatatactgTATTAGGTGTATTGTTGTTACATAATTAATGACCACAATTTGGTGGCTTACAATAACACCAAATCTGTAGgtgttctcacagttctgtaggtcaagAGTCTGGACACAGCTCGACTGGGTGCTCTAGTCAGGGTCTCACCAGGctgaaaccaaggtgttggccagggctGAGGTGTCATAAGAAGGGAACTCTGGCAAGCATACGTGGCTGTTGGcagatttcatttccttgtaGCTTCAGAACCCATAAAGGTAGCACCTTCAAGGCCAGCAGGGGAACACCTGCTACATTCTCAATCTCTCTGATCTTTAATTCCCCTTTTATAAAGGGCTCACCTGGTTTGATCAGGCCCACTGACATTGAAGGGGGAGGAATTACACAGGGCATACACACATGTAAAAAGAGAATCTCagggccatcttagaattctgcctaccacggATACTTGGTGATAACAGAAGCTAAGGATACAGGAAATTTCCCACCAAGCGAGCTTAACAGAGACCTTTTTGCTACCTACTCAAGCTGAGACAAACCTTCCAGTAAGACTAATCTTGTCTGTACTCTATCATGAGGCAACTGTTTTCTGCTGAATTTTTCCATCGTTCATTACTGTCAACTCAACGTTTAGCTACCTAATATGTAAAATTCTATATCTATCAAGAACTATCGAAGGATTTTTTAGATAATTATAGaaagtcatgaaaataaataatgtaagagAATAGTGATCCCTGAACTATACTTGGTGTTTAATTACTTCAGTTGTATCTGAACTTACAGCAAAGTCTGAATTTTTCCACCAAAGAATCTTATtcctcagagaaagagagaagtggaaAGGCAAAGAGTGAACCAAAATTTTACCAACCACAATAAAACAAAGGAATggcataaaattttatttaaaattttagaagatcaCAGgcagggaaaatatatatattctgttttatgaTAGTACAAAGTGGCTTCTAATCCCATACCACTCCACAGAAGcagctgaagaaagaggaaaaatgaattaaatcctAAAATGTCTGACTAGTATTATTTGAAGTAAATTTGAGGTGATGAGGAGCCAATGTAAGGAAAAGCCATGAAAGCCATCAAGAAGAAAagccccaggggcgcctgagtggctcagtccttaagcttctgtcttcggctcagggtgtgattccagagtcctgggattgagcccacatcaggctcctccactaggagcctgcttcttcctctcccactccccctgcctgtgttccctctcttgttggctggcTTTCTCTGttgcaaataaataagtaaaacttaaaaaaaaaagaagaagaagaagaagaaaagccccAGAATATCATTTTAGCCAAGGTAAGAAGGAGCACCCAAATCTGTTATCTTTTAAGACATTGGGCTGAAATGCGAGATACACCAAGGTCCAGAACGTGGGTCATGCTTAGCTTAGTGGAATGTGCTCTGATATAGGACATTTAATAAGAattccaaacaaaaaaacagtcctCCACTAAGGGCTTTTCACTCAGCGGCAGTAgtccactcccttcccctcccccaaccctacACCTTCAGGCTatatagaaaaatagatataataaaTAGTAgcttaaagggagaaaaataactgACATCAAATAAAGCAGAACGTCAAGGAGAATTCAACCCCATGATGTCAGAACAAACACTAAGATTTACGTAACTCATGTTAAGAATgagccaaatggaaaaaaaatgtcacgGCAACTATACAAACATACTACAATAATAAcagtgaaagaagaaagcaacagaacacgcctaaaattgttttaaaaccaaATCAAAAAGAAAGCACACCCTTAGATTAGAA
The DNA window shown above is from Ailuropoda melanoleuca isolate Jingjing chromosome 6, ASM200744v2, whole genome shotgun sequence and carries:
- the HTR7 gene encoding 5-hydroxytryptamine receptor 7 isoform X2, with amino-acid sequence MMDVNSSGRPDLYGHLRSLLLPEVGRGLPDLSPDGAGPVSGSWAPHLLRGIPEVTASPVPTWDAPPDNASGCGEQINYGRAEKVVIGSILTLITLLTIAGNCLVVISVCFVKKLRQPSNYLIVSLALADLSVAVAVMPFVSVTDLIGGKWIFGHFFCNVFIAMDVMCCTASIMTLCVISIDSQTLTVVEPLHEDGASLCSLRYLGITRPLTYPVRQNGKCMAKMILSVWLLSASITLPPLFGWAQNVNDDKVCLISQDFGYTIYSTAVAFYIPMSVMLFMYYQIYKAARKSAAKHKFPGFPRPEEPDSIISLNGMVKLQKEVEECANLSRLLKHERKNISIFKREQKAATTLGIIVGAFTVCWLPFFLLSTARPFICGTACSCIPLWVERTFLWLGYANSLINPFIYAFFNRDLRTTYRSLLQCQYRNINRKLSAAGMHEALKLAERPERPELVL
- the HTR7 gene encoding 5-hydroxytryptamine receptor 7 isoform X1; the encoded protein is MMDVNSSGRPDLYGHLRSLLLPEVGRGLPDLSPDGAGPVSGSWAPHLLRGIPEVTASPVPTWDAPPDNASGCGEQINYGRAEKVVIGSILTLITLLTIAGNCLVVISVCFVKKLRQPSNYLIVSLALADLSVAVAVMPFVSVTDLIGGKWIFGHFFCNVFIAMDVMCCTASIMTLCVISIDSQTLTVVEPLHEDGASLCSLRYLGITRPLTYPVRQNGKCMAKMILSVWLLSASITLPPLFGWAQNVNDDKVCLISQDFGYTIYSTAVAFYIPMSVMLFMYYQIYKAARKSAAKHKFPGFPRPEEPDSIISLNGMVKLQKEVEECANLSRLLKHERKNISIFKREQKAATTLGIIVGAFTVCWLPFFLLSTARPFICGTACSCIPLWVERTFLWLGYANSLINPFIYAFFNRDLRTTYRSLLQCQYRNINRKLSAAGMHEALKLAERPERPELVLQNSDYCRKKSHDS
- the HTR7 gene encoding 5-hydroxytryptamine receptor 7 isoform X3, with amino-acid sequence MMDVNSSGRPDLYGHLRSLLLPEVGRGLPDLSPDGAGPVSGSWAPHLLRGIPEVTASPVPTWDAPPDNASGCGEQINYGRAEKVVIGSILTLITLLTIAGNCLVVISVCFVKKLRQPSNYLIVSLALADLSVAVAVMPFVSVTDLIGGKWIFGHFFCNVFIAMDVMCCTASIMTLCVISIDRYLGITRPLTYPVRQNGKCMAKMILSVWLLSASITLPPLFGWAQNVNDDKVCLISQDFGYTIYSTAVAFYIPMSVMLFMYYQIYKAARKSAAKHKFPGFPRPEEPDSIISLNGMVKLQKEVEECANLSRLLKHERKNISIFKREQKAATTLGIIVGAFTVCWLPFFLLSTARPFICGTACSCIPLWVERTFLWLGYANSLINPFIYAFFNRDLRTTYRSLLQCQYRNINRKLSAAGMHEALKLAERPERPELVLQNSDYCRKKSHDS